A region of Rhizorhabdus wittichii RW1 DNA encodes the following proteins:
- a CDS encoding Rieske (2Fe-2S) domain protein (PFAM: Rieske [2Fe-2S] domain protein): MAMVAKPAGYEPIARNYPYNCWWVAAFADEVGRVPLGRWLLDTPVVLYRTQGGEVVALEDRCPHRQAPLSIGKLQGDAIECGYHGFQFGRDGRCVRVPTMASPPPISIETFPVREIGPLVWVYLGDSACLDAVPPPPTMAWMSDPSFAIRQGKTEIAANYLLLKENVLDLTHFGYVHAGSFGITNVVGKLTVTRTDDTVGYEEIFDPAPLPDGLSHAFGIAPGTPWSRSTKGAFLSPAAQYGSASFADPRTPETPNASHQFAHFTTPIDHEHMHYFYVFGRDYAREPAAMDHFAAMVEKGFKEDEFVLEQVQALISRRPRRGSTGERSVKADAAGVEARRIIERWMQRETIPA, from the coding sequence ATGGCCATGGTCGCCAAGCCAGCCGGGTACGAACCGATCGCACGCAACTATCCCTATAATTGCTGGTGGGTCGCCGCCTTTGCCGACGAGGTCGGCCGCGTGCCGCTGGGGCGCTGGCTGCTCGACACGCCCGTCGTGCTCTATCGCACCCAGGGCGGCGAGGTCGTGGCGCTGGAAGATCGCTGCCCGCACAGGCAGGCGCCGTTGTCGATCGGCAAGCTGCAGGGCGACGCGATCGAATGCGGCTATCACGGCTTCCAGTTCGGGCGGGACGGGCGGTGCGTGCGGGTCCCGACGATGGCCAGCCCTCCGCCCATATCGATCGAGACCTTTCCCGTACGCGAGATCGGGCCGCTCGTTTGGGTCTATCTCGGCGACAGCGCTTGCCTCGACGCGGTTCCGCCGCCCCCGACCATGGCCTGGATGAGCGATCCGTCCTTCGCCATACGACAGGGCAAGACCGAGATCGCGGCCAACTACCTGCTGCTCAAGGAGAATGTGCTCGACCTGACCCATTTCGGCTATGTCCATGCGGGCAGCTTCGGAATCACGAACGTCGTCGGCAAGCTGACCGTGACGCGGACCGACGACACGGTCGGCTATGAGGAGATATTCGACCCGGCCCCCCTTCCCGACGGCTTGTCGCACGCATTCGGCATCGCCCCCGGCACGCCCTGGTCACGCTCCACCAAAGGCGCCTTCCTGTCCCCCGCCGCGCAATATGGAAGCGCGTCCTTCGCGGACCCCAGGACGCCCGAAACGCCCAACGCCTCGCACCAGTTCGCGCACTTCACCACGCCGATCGACCATGAGCACATGCACTATTTCTACGTGTTCGGCCGCGACTATGCGCGCGAGCCCGCTGCGATGGACCACTTCGCCGCGATGGTCGAAAAGGGGTTCAAGGAAGACGAGTTCGTCCTGGAGCAGGTGCAGGCGCTGATCAGCCGCCGGCCGCGACGAGGATCGACCGGCGAGCGAAGCGTCAAGGCCGATGCCGCCGGTGTCGAGGCGCGCCGGATCATCGAACGATGGATGCAACGGGAAACCATCCCCGCCTGA
- a CDS encoding transcriptional regulator, TetR family (PFAM: regulatory protein, TetR) codes for MSDAGIRAGRPRRRCMAFAFRRVYNRRMPAPPKIDRRHMLDTAVRIFREGGLQELTLRRLAGELGVEAASLYRHVPGKQQLLAQVTLRLFRDQLDRIGLCERWQDWLQSFGRTLWATQEQMHDVANLVLSTTFEAAQLQEMSDWTAEALVPFGIERSTALEMQVSIQAMVLGLGGLAGGPSSELVRQQVSFDSLVEHTLSALVIGWEVRLGQERSAAASTSKAAA; via the coding sequence ATGTCCGATGCGGGTATCCGCGCCGGTCGGCCCCGGCGGCGTTGCATGGCATTTGCGTTCCGGCGGGTCTATAACCGGCGGATGCCAGCCCCTCCCAAGATCGACCGACGGCATATGCTGGACACGGCCGTGCGAATTTTTCGCGAAGGCGGGCTGCAGGAGCTCACCCTGCGGCGGCTGGCCGGCGAGCTCGGCGTCGAGGCGGCCTCGCTGTACCGGCATGTGCCCGGCAAGCAGCAGTTGCTCGCCCAGGTCACCCTGCGGCTGTTCCGCGACCAGTTGGACCGGATCGGCCTGTGCGAGCGCTGGCAGGACTGGTTGCAGAGCTTTGGCCGGACGCTCTGGGCCACGCAGGAGCAGATGCACGACGTCGCGAACCTCGTCCTGTCCACGACGTTCGAGGCTGCGCAGCTCCAGGAAATGAGCGACTGGACGGCCGAGGCGCTGGTGCCCTTCGGAATAGAGCGCTCGACGGCGCTGGAGATGCAGGTGTCGATCCAGGCGATGGTCCTCGGCCTCGGAGGGCTGGCCGGGGGGCCGAGTTCCGAACTGGTGCGGCAGCAGGTGTCCTTCGACAGCCTGGTCGAGCATACGCTGTCGGCGCTGGTGATCGGCTGGGAGGTCCGCCTGGGACAGGAGCGGTCCGCCGCCGCATCGACGAGCAAGGCGGCCGCCTGA
- a CDS encoding Rieske (2Fe-2S) domain protein (PFAM: Rieske [2Fe-2S] domain protein), with protein sequence MAVPSPEVVRAAQKASTDMADRETPFLYDEWYVAAFTDEVGRTLLRRTILDRRIVFYRTEAGEAVALADRCAHRSYPLSAGLLDGDTIVCGYHGFRYDVAGDCIEVPSAAKCPRSIGVKRFPLVEQGDLVWIWMGEGDATEPDLHKLPVVSFLTSDDWTRSKGYFHHPGNYVSLHENLLDLTHLSYVHAKSFGTPDYARAPFKTEMKDGYFKIRRSVVPTSLPPVWGDPTGLSGIATAARIATSEFLSPAFHLVSTSFYDDARPEEDRMVFSIHTAHLPTPETHGSTHYFIVHGRDFALADEAVTETMHRQLFTAFQEDVDAMSLLEDTLEHTPPSEMYEISVASDAPSIGMRQYIRRRAAAAAGAA encoded by the coding sequence ATGGCAGTCCCCTCCCCCGAGGTCGTCCGAGCGGCACAGAAAGCCTCCACGGACATGGCGGATCGCGAGACGCCGTTCCTGTATGACGAATGGTATGTCGCCGCCTTCACCGATGAGGTCGGCCGGACGCTGCTGCGGCGGACGATCCTCGATCGTCGCATCGTCTTCTACCGAACCGAGGCCGGCGAAGCGGTCGCGCTGGCCGACCGGTGCGCGCACCGCTCCTACCCGCTTTCGGCGGGCCTGCTGGACGGCGACACCATCGTGTGCGGGTATCACGGTTTCCGCTATGACGTGGCGGGCGACTGCATCGAGGTGCCGTCGGCGGCCAAGTGCCCCCGCTCGATCGGGGTCAAGCGCTTCCCGCTGGTGGAGCAGGGCGATCTGGTGTGGATCTGGATGGGCGAGGGCGATGCGACCGAGCCGGATCTCCATAAGCTGCCGGTCGTATCCTTCCTGACGAGCGACGACTGGACGCGGTCGAAGGGTTATTTCCACCATCCCGGCAATTATGTCAGCCTACACGAGAACCTGCTCGACCTGACGCATCTGAGCTATGTCCACGCGAAGAGTTTCGGCACCCCCGACTATGCGCGCGCACCGTTCAAGACCGAGATGAAGGACGGCTATTTCAAGATCCGCCGATCGGTGGTGCCGACGTCGCTGCCGCCGGTCTGGGGAGATCCGACGGGCCTGTCCGGCATAGCCACGGCCGCGCGGATCGCGACCTCCGAGTTCCTGTCGCCGGCCTTCCACCTGGTCTCGACGAGCTTCTACGACGATGCCCGCCCGGAGGAGGATCGCATGGTCTTCTCGATCCACACCGCGCATTTGCCGACGCCCGAGACGCACGGCTCGACCCATTATTTCATCGTCCACGGCCGGGATTTCGCACTCGCGGACGAAGCGGTGACGGAGACCATGCACCGCCAGCTCTTCACCGCCTTCCAGGAGGACGTCGACGCCATGTCGCTGCTCGAGGATACGCTCGAACATACGCCGCCGAGCGAGATGTACGAGATATCCGTGGCGAGCGACGCGCCCTCGATCGGCATGCGGCAATATATCCGGCGTCGGGCGGCCGCGGCGGCCGGCGCGGCCTGA
- a CDS encoding transcriptional regulator, TetR family (PFAM: regulatory protein, TetR) → MATQISETPRSRTSGRPRSESVRRVILSAAMELLKEESLQAITIEAIARKAGVSKATIYRWWSSKASVVIEAFMEHHIIRTPMRHDLHPVTAIVQHWRSLAEHYSGWPGRVVAQILAEGQSDPDVLREFRQHFYHNRRALVAEVFEQARPVLKLDEHADLDEISGMLYAPLYMKLMWGYPPISAAFIKSFPITYFRTLGVDLDEDGNVTDGK, encoded by the coding sequence ATGGCAACGCAGATTTCCGAGACACCGCGGTCGCGAACCAGCGGACGCCCCAGAAGCGAGAGCGTGCGGCGCGTCATCCTCTCAGCGGCGATGGAGCTGCTGAAGGAAGAATCACTGCAGGCGATCACCATCGAGGCGATCGCCCGCAAGGCCGGCGTCAGCAAGGCGACGATCTATCGCTGGTGGTCTTCCAAGGCCTCGGTCGTGATCGAAGCCTTCATGGAGCACCATATCATCCGCACGCCGATGCGGCACGACCTGCATCCCGTTACCGCGATCGTGCAGCATTGGCGCTCGCTCGCCGAACATTATAGCGGATGGCCCGGGCGCGTCGTCGCTCAGATCCTGGCCGAAGGCCAGTCCGACCCCGACGTCCTGCGCGAGTTCAGGCAGCATTTCTACCACAATCGGCGCGCGCTGGTGGCGGAGGTTTTCGAGCAGGCCCGCCCCGTCCTGAAACTCGACGAGCATGCCGATCTCGATGAGATTTCCGGGATGCTGTATGCGCCGCTCTACATGAAGCTGATGTGGGGCTATCCGCCGATCAGCGCTGCCTTCATCAAGAGCTTCCCGATCACCTATTTCCGGACGCTGGGTGTCGATCTCGACGAGGACGGCAACGTCACCGACGGCAAGTAG